The proteins below come from a single Azospirillum thermophilum genomic window:
- a CDS encoding MurR/RpiR family transcriptional regulator, whose product MEPETDAPASFTALQAAIAQRQNSLSPRLRQIAEFALSNPNDMALQTVAQIAEQAGVQPSALIRFSKSLGYEGFTEMQRVFRSRLTDNMPNYKERIRALADGGPGLTDAGRVVEHFIDAGINALQHLRQELSGAEIERALDLLERADHIYVMGQRRSFPVAAYLGYALGRLGRRTVLLDGLGGMLRQQVQAIGDRDLLVAISFKPYSEDTVEICRLAAGNGVSVLGITDGTLSPIMPLAVVTLAVEDAQVKGFRSLTATMCLAVSLIVALGQRLDKEKAGR is encoded by the coding sequence ATGGAGCCAGAGACCGACGCCCCGGCGAGCTTCACCGCTCTCCAGGCCGCCATCGCGCAGCGCCAGAACAGCCTCAGCCCGCGCCTGCGGCAGATCGCCGAGTTCGCGCTGTCCAATCCCAACGACATGGCGCTGCAGACCGTGGCGCAGATCGCGGAGCAGGCGGGCGTCCAGCCCTCCGCCCTGATCCGCTTCTCCAAGTCGCTGGGCTACGAGGGCTTCACGGAGATGCAGCGCGTCTTCCGCAGCCGCCTCACCGACAACATGCCCAACTACAAGGAGCGCATCCGCGCGCTGGCCGACGGCGGGCCGGGCCTGACCGACGCCGGCCGGGTGGTGGAGCATTTCATCGACGCCGGCATCAACGCGCTGCAGCACCTGCGGCAGGAACTGTCGGGCGCCGAGATCGAGCGGGCGCTCGATCTGCTGGAGCGGGCCGACCACATCTACGTCATGGGCCAGCGCCGCTCCTTTCCGGTGGCGGCCTATCTCGGCTACGCGCTGGGGCGGCTCGGCCGGCGCACCGTCCTGCTCGACGGGCTGGGCGGCATGCTGCGCCAGCAGGTGCAGGCCATCGGCGACCGCGACCTGCTGGTGGCGATCAGCTTCAAGCCCTATTCGGAGGACACGGTGGAGATCTGCCGGCTCGCCGCCGGCAACGGCGTCTCGGTGCTGGGGATCACCGACGGGACGCTGAGCCCGATCATGCCGCTCGCCGTCGTGACGCTGGCGGTGGAGGATGCGCAGGTGAAGGGCTTCCGCTCGCTCACCGCCACCATGTGCCTGGCGGTCAGCCTGATCGTGGCGCTCGGCCAGCGGCTCGACAAAGAAAAGGCCGGACGGTAG
- a CDS encoding Gfo/Idh/MocA family protein — protein sequence MKTLNVGLVGSGFMGRAHAQAFRAVGGLFDLPLAPVLDILADRDEETARASAAALGFRRHTGDWRRLVEDPAVDVVAVTTPNRLHAPIALAAIAAGKHVYCEKPLATTLADARAMTAAAEARGVVTLVGFNYLKNPMIALAREIVQGGEIGEVTGFRGIHAEDFMADPDQPYGWRCEPDNAGGALADIGSHIIAMARHLAGEITAVSGRLHTVHGSRPAAPGSTERKSVTVDDQAHALVEFAGGATGSLTASWIAQGRKMQLAFELTGTRGSIAFTQERFNELRLYTAGGRRGREGYTLIAAGPEHGDYGAFCPAPGHQIGFNDLKAIEVKALVEAIAGTSAAGPDFREACEVERVAEAIHRSHRDRCWIDVRSV from the coding sequence ATGAAGACACTCAACGTCGGGCTGGTCGGCAGCGGCTTCATGGGCCGCGCCCACGCCCAGGCCTTCCGCGCGGTGGGCGGCCTGTTCGACCTGCCGCTCGCCCCGGTCCTCGACATCCTCGCCGACCGGGACGAGGAGACCGCGCGCGCATCGGCCGCCGCGCTCGGCTTCCGCCGCCACACCGGCGACTGGCGCCGGCTGGTCGAGGACCCGGCGGTGGATGTGGTCGCCGTCACCACGCCGAACCGGCTGCACGCGCCGATCGCGCTCGCCGCCATCGCCGCCGGCAAGCATGTCTATTGCGAGAAGCCGCTGGCGACCACGCTGGCCGACGCCCGCGCCATGACCGCGGCGGCGGAAGCCCGCGGGGTGGTGACGCTGGTGGGGTTCAATTACCTGAAGAACCCGATGATCGCGCTCGCCCGCGAGATCGTGCAGGGCGGCGAGATCGGCGAGGTCACCGGCTTCCGCGGCATCCATGCCGAGGATTTCATGGCCGACCCCGACCAGCCCTACGGCTGGCGCTGCGAGCCGGACAATGCCGGCGGCGCGCTGGCCGACATCGGCAGCCACATCATCGCCATGGCCCGGCACCTCGCCGGCGAGATCACCGCCGTCTCCGGCCGGCTGCACACCGTCCACGGCAGCCGCCCGGCCGCTCCCGGTTCCACCGAACGCAAGTCCGTCACCGTCGACGATCAGGCCCATGCGCTGGTCGAGTTCGCCGGCGGCGCCACGGGAAGCCTGACCGCGAGCTGGATCGCGCAGGGCCGCAAGATGCAGCTCGCCTTCGAGCTGACCGGCACCCGCGGCTCCATCGCCTTCACGCAGGAGCGCTTCAACGAGCTGCGGCTCTACACCGCCGGCGGCCGGCGCGGGCGGGAGGGCTACACCCTGATCGCCGCCGGGCCGGAGCACGGCGATTATGGCGCCTTCTGCCCGGCGCCCGGCCACCAGATCGGCTTCAACGACCTGAAGGCCATCGAGGTCAAGGCGCTGGTCGAGGCCATCGCCGGCACGTCCGCCGCCGGTCCCGACTTCCGCGAAGCCTGCGAGGTGGAGCGGGTGGCGGAGGCCATCCACCGTTCGCACCGCGACCGCTGCTGGATCGACGTCCGGTCGGTCTGA
- the arsB gene encoding ACR3 family arsenite efflux transporter — protein MGGFERYLSVWVALCIVAGIALGHLMPGLFQVIAAAEVAQVNLPVAVLIWLMIVPMLLKIDLGALGQVREHWRGIGVTLFINWAVKPFSMALLGTLFIGHLFAPLLPQDQIPSYIAGLILLAAAPCTAMVFVWSNLCEGEPHYTLSQVALNDVIMVFAFAPLVGLLLGVASITVPWSTLLLSVLLYIVIPVVAAQLWRRTLLARGGEAAVKRTLGLLQPLSLVALLTTLVLLFGFQGERILAQPLVIGLLAVPILIQVYFNAGLAYWLSRRFGVAWCVAAPAALIGASNFFELAVAAAISLFGLGSGAALATVVGVLVEVPVMLSVVRIVKATRPWYEGRA, from the coding sequence ATGGGCGGCTTCGAGCGCTACCTCAGCGTCTGGGTGGCGCTGTGCATCGTGGCGGGCATCGCGCTCGGCCACCTGATGCCGGGCCTGTTCCAGGTCATCGCGGCGGCGGAGGTCGCACAGGTCAACCTGCCGGTGGCGGTGCTGATCTGGCTGATGATCGTGCCGATGCTGCTGAAGATCGACCTCGGCGCGCTGGGTCAGGTGCGCGAGCACTGGCGCGGCATCGGGGTGACGCTGTTCATCAACTGGGCGGTCAAGCCCTTCTCGATGGCGCTGCTCGGCACGCTGTTCATCGGCCACCTGTTCGCCCCGCTGCTGCCGCAGGACCAGATCCCCTCCTACATCGCCGGGCTGATCCTGCTGGCCGCCGCCCCCTGCACCGCCATGGTCTTCGTCTGGTCCAACCTGTGCGAGGGCGAGCCGCATTACACGCTGAGCCAGGTGGCGCTGAACGACGTCATCATGGTCTTCGCCTTCGCGCCGCTGGTCGGGCTGCTGCTGGGCGTCGCCTCGATCACCGTGCCGTGGAGCACGCTGCTGCTGTCGGTGCTGCTCTACATCGTCATCCCCGTGGTGGCGGCGCAGCTCTGGCGGCGCACGCTGCTGGCCCGCGGCGGCGAGGCGGCGGTGAAGCGGACGCTCGGCCTGCTCCAGCCGCTGTCGCTGGTGGCGCTGCTGACCACGCTGGTGCTGCTGTTCGGCTTCCAGGGCGAGCGGATCCTGGCCCAGCCGCTGGTGATCGGCCTGCTGGCGGTGCCGATCCTGATCCAGGTCTACTTCAACGCCGGCCTCGCCTACTGGCTGTCGCGGCGGTTCGGCGTCGCCTGGTGCGTCGCGGCGCCGGCGGCGCTGATCGGAGCATCCAACTTCTTCGAGCTGGCGGTGGCCGCGGCGATCAGCCTGTTCGGGCTGGGGTCCGGTGCGGCGCTCGCCACCGTCGTCGGCGTGCTGGTCGAGGTGCCGGTGATGCTGTCGGTCGTCCGCATCGTCAAGGCGACCCGGCCCTGGTACGAGGGGCGCGCCTAA
- the ddpX gene encoding D-alanyl-D-alanine dipeptidase: MMELLRVVHPAIDLDLRYATANNITGEPIYRTAIAYLHPVAHAALTHAADLARAQGLRLRVFDAYRPAFAQRRLWAALPDATFIADPSLGSNHTRGIAVDLTLADAEGRELDMGTGFDDMSEQSFHGRTDIPVEAQANRLRLAGLMALCGFNFNPHEWWHYDLPSPTGYPLLEGCHADSEMG; this comes from the coding sequence ATGATGGAGCTTCTGCGCGTCGTCCACCCCGCGATCGACCTCGATCTGCGCTATGCGACGGCCAACAACATCACCGGCGAGCCGATCTACCGGACCGCCATCGCCTATCTGCATCCCGTGGCGCATGCCGCGCTGACGCATGCCGCCGACCTCGCCCGGGCGCAGGGGCTGCGGCTGCGGGTGTTCGACGCCTACCGCCCCGCCTTCGCGCAACGCAGGCTGTGGGCGGCGCTGCCCGACGCCACCTTCATCGCCGACCCGTCGCTGGGGTCCAACCACACCCGCGGCATCGCGGTCGACCTGACGCTCGCCGATGCCGAGGGGCGGGAACTGGACATGGGCACCGGCTTCGACGACATGTCGGAGCAGTCGTTCCACGGCCGCACCGACATTCCGGTGGAGGCCCAGGCCAACCGGCTGCGGCTCGCCGGGCTGATGGCGCTGTGCGGCTTCAACTTCAACCCGCACGAGTGGTGGCACTACGACCTGCCGAGCCCCACCGGCTATCCGCTGCTGGAAGGCTGCCACGCCGACAGCGAGATGGGGTGA
- a CDS encoding DUF2218 domain-containing protein: MPVQQARVGTALASRYLVQLCKHFAHKIPVEYDGRRGRADFPWGVCHMTAGDDTLDLRCEAPDAQGLDRVKAVVDDHLRRFAWRETPVLSWEEPAG, from the coding sequence ATGCCGGTGCAGCAGGCCCGGGTCGGCACCGCGCTGGCCAGCCGCTATCTGGTCCAGCTCTGCAAGCACTTCGCCCACAAGATCCCGGTGGAGTATGACGGGCGGCGGGGCCGCGCCGACTTCCCCTGGGGCGTCTGCCACATGACGGCCGGCGACGACACGCTGGACCTGCGCTGCGAGGCGCCGGACGCGCAGGGACTGGACCGGGTGAAGGCGGTGGTGGACGACCACCTCCGCCGCTTCGCCTGGCGCGAGACGCCGGTGTTGAGCTGGGAGGAGCCGGCGGGCTGA
- a CDS encoding helix-turn-helix domain-containing protein — protein MTKPDDGGRADSLPAACLTYRDLMGVLRRGDGPVPALTAPDLKPEDPVLHGRFRLMSMRCGLSLHATDATDAVDLTTHAAAKPGLTVALFLRGDADISLGDRRFRITAGTGPKVFLLARAEPDLFIRRGMRGNRVRKLSINVPPDWLADDPLAADRRLRLFAETHGASAGWAPSAGQIRLAERLTGPTPYRPSLEGLYLESHALELVAELLAVLSGGAGDPSGGRTPGERDLARIRRVRDYLHAQDGACPRLEDIARHAGMSVSVLQRLFRAVYGTTVADYHRSLRMDRARRLLERDGVTVTEAAYAAGYDNPANFSTAFKRRFGLSPREARAVRVVV, from the coding sequence ATGACCAAGCCAGACGACGGCGGCCGGGCCGACAGCCTTCCCGCCGCCTGCCTGACCTATCGCGACCTGATGGGCGTCCTGCGCCGCGGCGACGGCCCCGTGCCGGCGCTGACGGCGCCGGACCTCAAGCCGGAGGATCCCGTCCTGCATGGACGGTTCCGCCTGATGTCCATGCGCTGCGGCCTGTCGCTGCACGCCACCGACGCGACGGACGCCGTCGACCTGACGACGCACGCGGCCGCGAAGCCGGGGCTGACGGTCGCGCTGTTCCTGCGTGGCGACGCCGACATCTCGCTCGGCGACCGCCGCTTCCGCATAACGGCCGGCACGGGGCCGAAGGTGTTCCTGCTGGCGCGGGCGGAGCCGGACCTGTTCATCCGCCGCGGCATGCGCGGCAACCGGGTGCGCAAGCTGTCGATCAACGTGCCGCCCGACTGGCTGGCGGACGATCCGCTGGCCGCCGACCGCCGGCTGCGCCTTTTCGCCGAAACCCATGGGGCGAGCGCCGGCTGGGCGCCCTCGGCGGGCCAGATCCGGCTGGCGGAGCGGCTGACCGGCCCGACGCCCTACCGGCCGTCGCTGGAGGGGCTCTATCTGGAAAGCCACGCGCTGGAACTGGTGGCCGAGCTGCTGGCGGTGCTCTCCGGCGGGGCGGGCGATCCGTCCGGCGGCCGGACGCCCGGCGAACGGGACCTGGCCCGCATCCGGCGGGTGCGCGACTATCTCCACGCGCAGGACGGCGCCTGCCCCCGCCTGGAGGACATCGCCCGCCATGCCGGAATGAGCGTCAGCGTCCTGCAACGCCTGTTCCGGGCCGTCTACGGCACCACCGTCGCCGACTATCACCGCAGCCTGCGGATGGACCGGGCGCGCCGCCTGCTGGAGCGCGACGGCGTGACGGTGACGGAGGCCGCCTACGCCGCCGGCTACGACAACCCCGCCAACTTCTCCACCGCCTTCAAGCGGCGCTTCGGCCTGTCCCCGCGGGAGGCGCGCGCGGTGCGGGTGGTGGTTTAG
- a CDS encoding ABC transporter permease, whose amino-acid sequence MTTVALSNEPPNQPRKFDVVQFLEKYGVLLFLILLCAGFALHSPMFLSVRNITNILTEVSIYGIVAVGMTCVILTGGVDLAVGSVLAFAALVGAWVVTGIGMPNLGGMGFLLALLIACAVGTLTGYVHGKVITLFSVPPFIVTLGGMTIWRGATLVMNDGAPVAGFDAGYRWWGRGDVLGIPVPVLVLFAVAAACYVVLRYTRFGRQIYAVGGNPEAARLSGINVNRVLVSVYVIVGFLAGLAGFLLSARLGSAEAIAGTSYELRIIASVVIGGTSLFGGIGGVGGTVIGALLIGVLLNGLVMMNVSPYYQQIVMGVIIVLAVAFDTYAKMRRGKR is encoded by the coding sequence ATGACCACCGTCGCCCTTTCCAACGAGCCGCCCAACCAGCCGCGGAAGTTCGACGTCGTCCAGTTCCTGGAGAAATACGGCGTCCTTCTGTTCCTGATCCTGCTGTGCGCCGGCTTCGCGCTGCACAGCCCGATGTTCCTGTCGGTGCGCAACATCACCAACATCCTGACCGAGGTGTCGATCTACGGCATCGTCGCGGTCGGCATGACCTGCGTGATCCTGACCGGCGGCGTCGATCTCGCCGTCGGCTCCGTGCTGGCCTTCGCCGCCCTGGTCGGCGCCTGGGTGGTGACCGGCATCGGCATGCCGAACCTGGGCGGCATGGGCTTCCTGCTGGCGCTGCTGATCGCCTGCGCCGTCGGCACGCTGACCGGCTATGTCCACGGCAAGGTGATCACGCTGTTCAGCGTGCCGCCCTTCATCGTGACGCTCGGCGGCATGACCATCTGGCGCGGCGCCACGCTGGTGATGAACGACGGCGCGCCGGTCGCCGGCTTCGACGCCGGCTACCGCTGGTGGGGCCGCGGCGACGTGCTGGGCATCCCGGTGCCGGTTCTGGTGCTGTTCGCCGTGGCGGCGGCCTGCTACGTCGTGCTGCGCTACACCCGCTTCGGCCGCCAGATCTACGCGGTCGGCGGCAATCCGGAGGCGGCGCGCCTGTCCGGCATCAACGTCAACCGGGTGCTCGTCTCCGTCTACGTCATCGTCGGCTTCCTGGCCGGTCTCGCCGGTTTCCTGCTGTCGGCCCGGCTGGGTTCGGCGGAGGCCATCGCCGGCACCTCCTACGAGCTGCGCATCATCGCCTCGGTCGTCATCGGCGGCACCAGCCTGTTCGGCGGCATCGGCGGGGTGGGCGGCACGGTGATCGGCGCGCTGCTGATCGGCGTCCTGCTCAACGGCCTCGTGATGATGAACGTTTCGCCCTACTACCAGCAGATCGTGATGGGCGTCATCATCGTGCTGGCCGTCGCCTTCGACACCTACGCCAAGATGCGGCGGGGCAAGCGCTGA
- a CDS encoding arsenate reductase ArsC, with protein sequence MAEERVYNVLFLCTHNSARSVMAECLLNREGKGRFRAFSAGSMPSGRINPFVRDLLDRSGFATADLRSKSWDEFATADAPPMDFVFTVCDDAAGEVCPVWPGQPVTAHWGFPDPSGAEGSDAEKAAFAAGVFRQIQRRIQAFASLPIGSLDRLSLKRKLDEMAADDTVGAR encoded by the coding sequence ATGGCCGAGGAGCGAGTCTACAATGTCCTGTTCCTGTGCACGCACAACAGCGCGCGCAGCGTCATGGCCGAGTGCCTGCTGAACCGCGAGGGCAAGGGGCGGTTCCGCGCCTTCAGCGCCGGCAGCATGCCGTCCGGCCGCATCAACCCCTTCGTGCGCGACCTGCTGGACCGCTCGGGCTTCGCGACGGCGGATCTGCGGTCCAAGAGCTGGGACGAGTTCGCGACGGCGGACGCCCCGCCCATGGATTTCGTCTTCACCGTCTGCGACGACGCGGCGGGCGAGGTCTGCCCCGTGTGGCCCGGCCAGCCGGTGACGGCGCACTGGGGCTTCCCCGATCCGTCGGGCGCCGAAGGCTCGGACGCCGAGAAGGCGGCCTTCGCCGCCGGCGTCTTCCGGCAGATCCAGCGGCGCATCCAGGCCTTCGCCAGCCTGCCGATCGGCTCGCTTGACCGGCTGTCGCTGAAGCGCAAGCTGGACGAGATGGCGGCCGACGATACCGTCGGCGCCCGCTGA
- a CDS encoding TonB-dependent receptor domain-containing protein, protein MTMPCGAGRDPRTPETTGPGQRAAGGKALLLATSILVPLALAGRAEAQQQPGALTLQPVQVEGAAVRDIETTGAIPQEKIDREQPLTLQKLFRDEPAVTVPSGSTASQKLYVHGLDQAKLNVTVDGAPQRNNVWHHNGNLTLDPIFLKSAEVQAGVSPADSGFGALGGSVRFTTKDARDMLLPGRETGGTVVLGYDTNSRTFRTTGAGYGVKDGFELLGIGTVARGKDYENGHGRKEAGTATDLMSGLGKLAYESADGHRVHASIERVEDEGTRRLRPNMGFINNATGRLLNHTRATRTTATAGYRTTKPTDLFDPDINVYYNRNGLDRPNENRLPTPHGDFKAEVESIGGTIRNSFAIPTGRLTAGVDFNRDEVSLERFHFPTDASERITTIGGFVQARLSPVERLRLSTGLRIDHQSYRAVDGQTFDNTGLSPNISAEVDVGGGVTAFAGYAYVWGGLEMVETALFHANNYRYSPDLRPTAAHTMRGGLRYADGGLTMEGALFRTLIDNPLDMNYTTLRRINGQDLKSQGFDLSAGYRWANAGVNAKYAHSDVTYGGRMVLPSDYNTGAPVGDMLTLAGRYTVEDWRLTLGASSEFAFKIKDDALRAAGFGSLRAYQVANLSAEWQPAPSLANWTLRAEANNIFDQAYSARSTYGQTSVITPVLSQGRTFYLSSTVKF, encoded by the coding sequence ATGACCATGCCGTGCGGTGCCGGGCGAGACCCGCGGACTCCTGAGACGACCGGGCCGGGACAGCGGGCCGCCGGGGGCAAGGCGCTGCTGCTCGCCACCTCCATCCTGGTGCCGCTGGCGCTGGCCGGCCGGGCCGAGGCGCAGCAGCAGCCGGGCGCCCTGACCCTGCAGCCGGTCCAGGTGGAGGGCGCCGCCGTCCGCGACATCGAGACGACCGGCGCCATCCCGCAGGAGAAGATCGACCGCGAGCAGCCGCTGACCCTGCAGAAGCTGTTCCGGGACGAGCCCGCCGTCACCGTGCCGAGCGGCAGCACCGCGTCGCAGAAGCTCTATGTCCACGGGCTGGACCAGGCGAAGCTGAACGTGACCGTGGACGGCGCGCCGCAACGCAACAACGTCTGGCACCACAACGGCAACCTGACGCTCGACCCCATCTTCCTGAAGTCGGCGGAGGTCCAGGCCGGCGTGTCGCCCGCCGATTCCGGCTTCGGGGCGCTGGGCGGCTCCGTGCGCTTCACGACCAAGGACGCCCGCGACATGCTGCTGCCCGGCCGGGAGACCGGCGGCACCGTCGTCCTGGGCTACGACACCAACTCCAGGACCTTCCGCACCACCGGCGCCGGCTATGGGGTGAAGGACGGGTTCGAGCTGCTGGGCATCGGCACCGTCGCCCGCGGCAAGGACTACGAGAACGGCCACGGCCGCAAGGAGGCCGGCACCGCCACCGACCTGATGAGCGGGCTCGGCAAGCTGGCCTATGAATCCGCCGACGGGCACCGCGTCCATGCCTCGATCGAGCGGGTGGAGGACGAAGGGACGCGCCGCCTGCGCCCCAACATGGGCTTCATCAACAACGCCACCGGCCGGCTGCTGAACCACACCAGGGCGACGCGCACCACCGCCACGGCCGGCTACAGGACGACCAAGCCGACCGACCTGTTCGATCCCGACATCAACGTCTACTACAACAGGAACGGGCTGGACCGGCCGAACGAGAACCGGCTGCCCACCCCCCACGGCGACTTCAAGGCCGAGGTGGAGAGCATCGGCGGCACGATCAGGAACAGCTTCGCCATCCCCACGGGCAGGCTGACCGCCGGCGTCGACTTCAACCGGGACGAGGTGTCGCTGGAGCGCTTCCACTTCCCGACCGACGCCAGCGAGCGCATCACCACCATCGGCGGCTTCGTCCAGGCGCGGCTGTCGCCGGTGGAGCGGCTGCGCCTGTCGACCGGCCTGCGGATCGACCACCAGAGCTACCGCGCGGTGGACGGCCAGACCTTCGACAACACCGGCCTCAGCCCCAACATCTCGGCGGAAGTCGACGTCGGCGGCGGCGTCACCGCCTTCGCGGGCTACGCCTATGTCTGGGGCGGGCTGGAGATGGTGGAGACGGCGCTGTTCCATGCCAACAACTACCGCTATTCGCCGGACCTCCGACCGACCGCCGCCCACACCATGCGCGGCGGGCTGCGCTATGCCGACGGCGGACTGACGATGGAGGGCGCGCTGTTCCGCACCCTGATCGACAACCCGCTGGACATGAACTACACCACGCTGCGGCGGATCAACGGCCAGGACCTGAAGAGCCAGGGCTTCGACCTGTCGGCCGGCTACCGGTGGGCGAACGCGGGCGTCAACGCCAAGTACGCGCACAGCGACGTCACCTATGGCGGCCGCATGGTGCTGCCCAGCGACTACAACACCGGCGCCCCGGTGGGCGACATGCTGACGCTGGCCGGCCGCTACACCGTCGAGGACTGGCGCCTGACGCTGGGCGCCTCGTCGGAGTTCGCCTTCAAGATCAAGGACGATGCGTTGCGCGCCGCCGGCTTCGGCTCGCTGAGGGCATATCAGGTCGCGAACCTGTCCGCCGAGTGGCAGCCGGCGCCCTCCCTCGCCAACTGGACCCTGCGGGCGGAGGCGAACAACATCTTCGACCAGGCCTATTCCGCCCGCTCCACCTATGGGCAGACCTCGGTCATCACGCCGGTGCTGTCGCAGGGACGGACCTTCTACCTGTCCTCGACCGTCAAGTTCTGA
- the iolB gene encoding 5-deoxy-glucuronate isomerase has protein sequence MSKLLLRNHAPDAAGRVHHVTPQSAGWEHVGFDLYRLDPGQTVSGSDPGRESCLVFVSGKGDAMAGREEWSGLGERTSPFEDKRPYAIYVPQGAGWQVRATTALELAVCTAPGHGGGLPVRLIRPEDVAASVRGAGSNTRHVFDILPETKPADSLLVVEVVTPPGNWSSYPPHKHDLDDGTAETLLEETYYHRIDPPQGFAFQRVYTDDRSLDEAMAVEDGDLVMVPRGYHPVGVAHGYTGYYLNVMAGPRRAWHFNTAPEHRWLMRAS, from the coding sequence ATGAGCAAGCTGCTGCTGCGCAACCATGCGCCGGACGCCGCCGGGCGGGTCCACCATGTCACGCCGCAATCGGCGGGGTGGGAGCATGTCGGGTTCGATCTCTACCGGCTCGACCCCGGACAGACGGTTTCCGGCAGCGATCCGGGCCGCGAAAGCTGCCTCGTCTTCGTCTCCGGCAAGGGCGACGCCATGGCCGGGCGCGAGGAATGGTCCGGCCTCGGCGAGCGCACGTCCCCCTTCGAGGACAAGCGGCCCTACGCCATCTATGTCCCGCAGGGCGCCGGCTGGCAGGTGCGGGCGACCACCGCGCTGGAGCTGGCGGTCTGCACCGCCCCCGGCCATGGCGGCGGTCTGCCGGTCCGGCTGATCCGGCCGGAGGACGTCGCCGCCTCGGTCCGCGGCGCCGGCAGCAACACGCGCCATGTCTTCGACATCCTGCCGGAGACCAAGCCCGCCGACAGCCTGCTGGTGGTGGAGGTCGTCACGCCGCCCGGCAACTGGTCGAGCTACCCGCCGCACAAGCACGACCTCGACGACGGCACGGCGGAGACGCTACTGGAGGAGACCTACTATCACCGGATCGACCCGCCGCAGGGCTTCGCCTTCCAGCGCGTCTACACCGACGACCGCTCGCTGGACGAGGCGATGGCGGTGGAGGACGGCGACCTCGTGATGGTGCCGCGCGGCTACCATCCGGTCGGCGTCGCCCACGGCTACACCGGCTATTACCTGAACGTGATGGCCGGCCCGCGCCGCGCCTGGCATTTCAACACGGCGCCGGAACACCGCTGGCTGATGCGGGCCTCGTGA
- the iolG gene encoding inositol 2-dehydrogenase, translating to MVRFAVIGCGRIGRMHARNIKAHPRADVTVVQDVATTAAEETAAAVGARVARTAEEVLADPAVDALFIASSTDTHVDLIAAGAKAGKPVLCEKPIDLDMGRVEACWAEIAPLNPLVMIGFNRRFDPSFKAVRDRIQAGEIGRLEQVVITSRDPAPPPAAYVKRSGGLFRDMTIHDFDMARYLAGDIVEVQAMGANLIDPAIGAEGDIDAAMIVLRAASGALVHINNSRRSVYGYDQRVEAFGSEGMLQAGNRRATTVEAWGAARTAAQDPVLDFFIERYREAYLAEIDHFVDCVETGATPLSSFREGREAQRLAEAAIRSLETGAIVRVSDVAVR from the coding sequence ATGGTTCGCTTCGCCGTCATCGGCTGTGGTCGCATCGGCCGCATGCATGCCCGCAACATCAAGGCCCATCCCCGCGCCGACGTGACGGTCGTCCAGGACGTCGCCACCACGGCGGCTGAGGAGACCGCGGCGGCGGTCGGCGCCCGCGTCGCCCGCACGGCCGAGGAGGTGCTGGCCGATCCGGCGGTGGACGCCCTGTTCATCGCCTCCTCGACCGACACCCATGTCGACCTGATCGCCGCCGGGGCGAAGGCCGGCAAGCCGGTGCTGTGCGAGAAGCCGATCGACCTGGACATGGGCCGGGTCGAGGCCTGCTGGGCGGAGATCGCGCCGCTGAACCCGCTGGTGATGATCGGCTTCAACCGCCGCTTCGACCCCTCCTTCAAGGCGGTGCGCGACCGCATCCAGGCCGGCGAGATCGGCCGGCTGGAGCAGGTGGTCATCACCAGCCGCGACCCGGCGCCGCCGCCGGCCGCCTACGTCAAGCGCTCCGGCGGGCTGTTCCGCGACATGACCATCCACGACTTCGACATGGCCCGCTATCTGGCCGGCGACATCGTCGAGGTGCAGGCGATGGGCGCCAACCTGATCGACCCGGCCATCGGGGCGGAGGGCGACATCGACGCCGCCATGATCGTGCTGCGGGCGGCCTCCGGCGCGCTCGTCCACATCAACAACAGCCGGCGCAGCGTCTACGGCTACGACCAGCGGGTGGAGGCCTTCGGCTCCGAGGGGATGCTGCAGGCCGGCAACCGCCGCGCCACCACGGTGGAAGCCTGGGGCGCCGCCCGTACCGCGGCGCAGGACCCCGTGCTGGACTTCTTCATCGAGCGCTACCGCGAAGCCTATCTCGCCGAGATCGACCATTTCGTCGATTGCGTCGAGACCGGCGCCACGCCGCTGTCGAGCTTCCGGGAAGGCCGCGAGGCCCAGCGTCTGGCGGAGGCCGCCATCCGCTCGCTGGAGACCGGCGCCATCGTGCGGGTGTCGGACGTGGCGGTGCGATAG